The Populus nigra chromosome 4, ddPopNigr1.1, whole genome shotgun sequence genome contains the following window.
AGCATCATACAATGAACAAATAGGTGCTCTTGTTTTGGGTAATACTCCACAAAATGCTAAATACACCtcacatcaaattcaaaaagaaattttgcatGTTTTTGCTAGAAATGTTCAGTCTTCAATTCGTCATGAGATTGGTGATgcaagattttgtttaattgttaatgAAGCTCGAGATGAATCTAGAAGAGAGCAAATGACCCTTGTTATTAGGTTTGTTGATAGAAGTGGATTTATACGAGAACGATTTTTGGATATAGTTCATGTCAAAGATACAACTATTGTAACTTTTAAGGAAGatatttcctttgttttatctCATCATAATCTGGATGTTCAAAATATTAGGGGTCAAGGGTATGATGGTGCCAGTAATATGCGTGGAGAGTGGAATGGTTTGCAAGCTTTATTCATTAATGATTGCCCTTTatgcatattatgtacattgtTTAGCTCATCAATTACAATTGGCTCTTATTGCTGCAGCTAGAAAAATATCTGATGTTCACACTTTCTttcagaatttgatttttattattaacattgttAGTGCTTCTTGTAAGCGTAATGATAAATTACGGGCTTTTCAAGCATCTACAATTGAACATTTAGTTGATATTGGTGAGATTGAAACGGGTAAAGGAGTTAATCAAGTTGGTGGTTTGCAACGACCTGGAGATAGCAGATGGAGTTCGCACTTCAAATCAATTTAcagtttgataaaaatgtatGGGGCAACTTGCTTGGttcttgaaaacattgttttaGATGGATCTACTTATTCTCAACGTGGTGATACGACTTTTTCATTTAAGTTGctaatgtcatttgattttgcaCTCATCTTACATATAATGAAGGATGTTATGGGAATTACTGATATGCTTTGCCAAGCTCTACAACAAAAATCTCAAGACATTTTAAATGCTATGCATTTAGTGACTACCACAAAGACTTTAATTCAGAAGTTAAGAGATGATGGTTGGAAAACTCTTTTAGAAGAAGTGACATCATTTTGTAAGCATCAAGACATTAAAGTTCCTGATATGGATGCTTGTTTTTCTAGTGTGGGACGATCTCGTCGTAAACAAAAATTAGTAACAGTTGAACATCACTACCGAGTTGATATATTTACAGCTATCATTGATCAACAATTGCAAGAGCTAAATAATAGATTCAATGAGTAGGCAATCGAGCTTCTTCAGTTGAGCACAACTTTAGATCCTAGAAATagctataaattattcaatgttgaagatatatgcttacttgttgacaagttctatcctcaagatttttttgaccaagaaaaaattcatttgagacTTCAGTTGCAGCATTATGAGCTTGATGTACCCAATCATCCAAAGTTAAAGAGCATGTCATCGATTGCTGATTTATGTCAAGGACTGGTTGAAACaggaaaatcaacaatttatccACTAGTTGACAGGTTGATTCGACTTATTTTGACTCTTTCTGTTTCGACAGCAACTACTGAACGAGCTTTCTCAGCGATgaagattgttaaaacaagacttcgtaatcggatggaggatgatttt
Protein-coding sequences here:
- the LOC133691727 gene encoding uncharacterized protein LOC133691727 encodes the protein MELLASYNEQIGALVLGNTPQNAKYTSHQIQKEILHVFARNVQSSIRHEIGDARFCLIVNEARDESRREQMTLVIRFVDRSGFIRERFLDIVHVKDTTIVTFKEDISFVLSHHNLDVQNIRGQGYDGASNMRGEWNARKISDVHTFFQNLIFIINIVSASCKRNDKLRAFQASTIEHLVDIGEIETGKGVNQVGGLQRPGDSRWSSHFKSIYSLIKMYGATCLVLENIVLDGSTYSQRGDTTFSFKLLMSFDFALILHIMKDVMGITDMLCQALQQKSQDILNAMHLVTTTKTLIQKLRDDGWKTLLEEVTSFCKHQDIKVPDMDACFSSVGRSRRKQKLVTVEHHYRVDIFTAIIDQQLQELNNRFNE